From Gemmatimonadaceae bacterium, the proteins below share one genomic window:
- the recN gene encoding DNA repair protein RecN, which translates to MLTSLRIKQLAIIDDVTLPLAPGFNVLSGETGAGKSIIVGALGLLIGERASSDLVRTGADKASVEGVFDLNGRSDVLSMLDARGIECDEGLLVLKREVAAGGRARAWVNGSPVTAGVLAEVGRALVNVHGQHEAQALLEPEAQRRILDAFGEAEREVAAVSAAWDAASAAREAVASLQARRDEASKRADYLAHVAKEIAEAKLREGEESRLDDEARRLSHAEELQQLIGDLTSTLDQGDGSPMQALGHLQKPLAALQKIDPSTARLQELYDNAWYALEELAREAVSYAEGVEHDPARLDEVERRRDLLFRLQKKYGGSLEAVLRTGREAQAELDLLDTASLDLRGLEARVRETGEALTQAAAALSKRRVAAARALAKAVEARLPDLGMPDGRFLVELRERAEVGAVGAEDVEFRVALNVGHEARALARVASGGELARVMLALKTILAQLDQVPTLIFDEVDAGIGGRTGLMVGDAMRDVAAHHQVFAITHLPQIAARAHHHIVVQKAAKGGVTTSDVGVVDAEDRVDEIARMLGGDAESATSREHARELLDVAARGARGQRPKRRV; encoded by the coding sequence GTGCTGACTTCGCTGCGCATCAAGCAACTGGCCATCATCGATGACGTGACGCTGCCGCTCGCGCCGGGCTTCAACGTGCTCAGCGGCGAGACCGGGGCGGGCAAGAGCATCATCGTCGGTGCGCTCGGGTTGCTCATTGGCGAGCGCGCGTCCAGCGACCTCGTGCGCACGGGCGCCGACAAGGCCAGCGTCGAGGGCGTGTTCGACCTCAACGGGCGCTCTGATGTGCTCTCGATGCTTGATGCCCGCGGCATCGAGTGCGACGAAGGGCTGCTGGTGCTGAAGCGCGAAGTTGCAGCCGGTGGTCGTGCGCGCGCCTGGGTGAATGGGTCACCGGTCACGGCAGGTGTGTTGGCCGAGGTCGGCCGCGCCCTGGTCAACGTGCACGGCCAGCACGAGGCGCAGGCCTTGCTGGAGCCAGAGGCGCAGCGCCGGATCCTCGATGCGTTCGGCGAGGCGGAGCGCGAGGTGGCGGCGGTGTCTGCCGCCTGGGACGCCGCCAGCGCCGCCCGTGAGGCCGTCGCCAGCCTGCAGGCGCGCCGCGACGAGGCCAGCAAGCGCGCGGATTACCTCGCCCACGTAGCCAAGGAGATCGCCGAGGCCAAGTTGCGAGAAGGTGAGGAATCGCGGCTCGACGACGAGGCGCGCCGCCTGTCGCACGCCGAGGAACTGCAGCAGTTGATTGGCGATCTCACCTCCACGCTGGATCAGGGCGACGGCTCGCCGATGCAGGCGCTCGGCCACCTGCAGAAGCCGCTCGCCGCGCTGCAGAAGATCGATCCCAGCACGGCGCGCCTGCAGGAGCTCTACGACAACGCCTGGTATGCGCTCGAGGAGCTGGCGCGCGAAGCCGTGTCCTACGCCGAGGGCGTGGAGCACGATCCGGCGCGCCTGGACGAGGTCGAACGGCGCCGCGACCTGCTGTTCCGCCTGCAGAAGAAGTACGGTGGCTCGCTCGAGGCGGTGCTGCGGACCGGGCGCGAGGCGCAGGCCGAGCTCGACCTGCTCGACACCGCGTCGCTGGACCTGCGTGGGTTGGAGGCGCGAGTGCGCGAGACCGGCGAGGCGCTCACGCAGGCGGCCGCCGCGCTCAGCAAGCGCCGCGTCGCTGCGGCCCGCGCACTGGCCAAGGCCGTCGAAGCGCGGCTGCCGGACCTCGGGATGCCGGATGGCCGCTTCCTCGTCGAGCTTCGCGAACGCGCCGAGGTCGGCGCGGTGGGTGCGGAGGATGTGGAGTTCCGCGTCGCGCTCAATGTCGGGCACGAGGCGCGTGCATTGGCGCGGGTGGCCTCGGGCGGCGAGCTCGCGCGCGTGATGCTCGCGCTGAAGACCATTCTCGCGCAGCTGGACCAGGTGCCCACGCTGATCTTCGACGAGGTCGACGCGGGCATCGGTGGTCGCACCGGCCTGATGGTCGGCGATGCGATGCGCGACGTCGCCGCGCACCATCAGGTCTTCGCCATCACCCACCTGCCGCAGATCGCGGCGCGCGCGCACCATCACATCGTCGTGCAGAAGGCGGCAAAGGGTGGGGTCACCACGTCAGATGTCGGCGTAGTGGATGCCGAGGATCGCGTGGACGAGATTGCGCGGATGCTGGGTGGCGACGCCGAGAGCGCGACGAGTCGCGAACACGCGCGGGAGCTGTTGGACGTGGCGGCGCGGGGCGCGCGCGGTCAGCGCCCGAAGAGACGCGTGTAA
- a CDS encoding NAD(+)/NADH kinase has translation MTMRLGVVGHVDYDGLDFILEFLAKASDKHGFSLAFEPDFAAYARGAPTLGHPSQIDALITLGGDGTLIRGARFLGDANVPIFGVNLGKLGFLTTCQADEFPEAFARFLAGEHRVQPRMTIEARTIGPDGELGVQVRALNDVVVHKGGYARVLRMRILAGEEPIARLASDGVVIATPTGSTAYSLSAGGPIVVPTVDSILVTPVAAHTLAIRPTILPPDTVVRIEIDDAAEEVLLTADGQVGIAIAPGHSLTVTRSRHPIGLVRFPDVTFFTRLRNKFGWGGPPARDG, from the coding sequence GTGACGATGCGTCTCGGGGTTGTCGGGCACGTGGACTACGACGGACTCGACTTCATCCTCGAGTTCCTCGCCAAGGCGTCCGACAAGCACGGCTTTTCGCTGGCCTTCGAGCCGGACTTCGCCGCGTACGCGCGTGGCGCGCCAACGCTTGGGCACCCCAGCCAGATCGACGCGCTCATCACGCTCGGCGGCGATGGCACCCTTATCCGCGGCGCACGCTTCCTCGGCGATGCCAACGTACCGATCTTCGGCGTCAACCTTGGCAAGCTGGGCTTCCTCACCACCTGTCAGGCCGACGAGTTTCCCGAGGCCTTCGCACGCTTTCTCGCGGGCGAACACCGTGTGCAGCCGCGCATGACGATCGAGGCGCGGACCATTGGTCCCGACGGCGAGCTCGGCGTGCAGGTGCGCGCGCTCAACGACGTCGTGGTGCACAAGGGCGGCTACGCCCGCGTCCTGCGGATGCGGATCCTCGCGGGTGAGGAGCCCATTGCGCGGCTGGCGTCCGACGGCGTCGTGATCGCGACGCCGACCGGCTCCACGGCGTACTCGCTCTCCGCCGGTGGCCCGATCGTCGTGCCGACGGTGGATTCGATCCTCGTCACGCCCGTCGCGGCGCACACGCTGGCCATCCGGCCGACCATCCTGCCGCCGGACACGGTGGTGCGCATCGAGATCGACGATGCCGCCGAGGAGGTGTTGCTGACGGCGGATGGGCAGGTCGGCATCGCGATCGCGCCGGGCCACTCGCTGACCGTGACGCGCAGCCGGCATCCCATCGGGTTGGTGCGCTTCCCAGACGTCACGTTCTTCACGCGGCTGCGCAACAAGTTTGGGTGGGGTGGCCCGCCCGCGCGCGACGGCTGA
- the dxs gene encoding 1-deoxy-D-xylulose-5-phosphate synthase — protein MSLLDRVQDPAELRRMTPAELDALAQEVREFLIATCSVTGGHIGAGLGVVELTIALHAAFDTPRDRLVWDVGHQGYPHKVLTGRKDRMHTLRQEGGLSGFLKRTESEYDTFGAGHAATSISAALGMAAARDLKGEDHKVVAIIGDGSLGSGLAYEALNNAGHSDRDVIVVLNDNEMSIAPNVGAMHKYLTQVQRNPIYNRLRSAIGDWADHAKGVFKDAGALVRRWEESVKAFLTPGVLFEELGFRYFGPINGHDIPQMLETFKAVRAFKGPRLVHVITTKGKGFPAGEHGEKWHALPPGHDPKTGKQLKASTANPNYTAVFGKALAELMQDFPNAIAITAAMPSGTGVGAVAKAHPARFFDVGIAEGHAITFAAGMAAEGVKPVAAIYSTFLQRAYDNIIHDVAIQNLPVVFCLDRAGLVGEDGETHAGLYDIAYMLAVPNMTVTAPKDGAELVGLLRNGLAMESGPFCVRYPRDVAPDLVPAAKDVPAIPEASWEVLRKGEEIAILAVGTMVGQSIKAAEVLQAEGLSVTVVNCRYLKPHDAGTLATLLATHQQLLVVEEGTVVNGFGAYMAAVVGAMDSPVRVHAHGVPDRIVYAASRAKQLAQVGLDAAGIADRVRALRETEALAG, from the coding sequence ATGAGCCTTCTCGACCGCGTGCAGGACCCCGCCGAACTTCGGCGGATGACGCCTGCCGAACTCGACGCCCTTGCGCAGGAGGTCCGCGAGTTCCTCATCGCGACCTGCTCCGTAACCGGTGGTCATATCGGGGCAGGGCTGGGGGTTGTGGAACTCACCATCGCCCTGCACGCGGCCTTCGACACGCCGCGTGATCGGCTGGTCTGGGACGTCGGGCACCAGGGCTATCCGCACAAGGTGCTCACCGGCCGCAAGGACCGGATGCACACCCTGCGGCAGGAGGGCGGGCTCTCCGGCTTCCTCAAGCGCACGGAGAGCGAGTACGACACCTTTGGCGCCGGCCACGCGGCCACGTCCATCTCCGCGGCCCTCGGGATGGCGGCCGCCCGCGACCTCAAGGGTGAGGACCACAAGGTCGTCGCCATCATCGGCGACGGCTCGTTGGGCTCCGGCCTGGCCTATGAGGCACTGAACAACGCCGGCCACAGCGACCGCGATGTCATCGTGGTGCTGAATGACAACGAGATGAGCATCGCGCCCAACGTCGGCGCGATGCACAAGTATCTCACGCAGGTGCAGCGCAATCCGATCTACAATCGCTTGCGCAGCGCCATCGGTGACTGGGCCGACCACGCCAAGGGCGTGTTCAAGGACGCCGGTGCGTTGGTGCGGCGCTGGGAAGAGTCGGTGAAGGCGTTCCTCACGCCCGGCGTGCTCTTCGAGGAGCTTGGCTTCCGCTACTTCGGCCCGATCAACGGGCACGATATCCCGCAGATGCTCGAGACCTTCAAGGCGGTGCGCGCGTTCAAGGGGCCGCGCCTCGTCCACGTCATCACGACCAAGGGCAAGGGCTTCCCGGCCGGCGAGCACGGCGAGAAATGGCACGCGCTCCCTCCGGGCCACGACCCGAAGACGGGCAAGCAGCTCAAGGCATCGACGGCCAACCCGAACTACACGGCCGTTTTCGGCAAGGCGCTCGCCGAGCTGATGCAAGACTTCCCGAACGCCATCGCCATCACCGCGGCGATGCCGTCAGGCACAGGCGTCGGCGCGGTGGCCAAGGCGCATCCCGCACGCTTCTTCGACGTGGGGATCGCCGAGGGCCACGCGATCACCTTCGCGGCGGGCATGGCGGCCGAGGGCGTGAAGCCGGTGGCGGCGATCTACTCGACGTTCCTGCAACGCGCTTACGACAACATCATCCACGACGTCGCCATCCAGAACCTGCCGGTGGTGTTCTGCCTGGACCGTGCGGGGCTGGTCGGCGAGGACGGCGAGACGCACGCCGGACTCTATGACATTGCCTATATGCTGGCCGTGCCGAACATGACGGTGACGGCGCCCAAGGACGGCGCCGAACTCGTGGGCCTGCTGCGCAACGGCCTCGCGATGGAGAGCGGTCCGTTCTGCGTGCGTTATCCGCGCGACGTGGCGCCGGATCTGGTACCGGCCGCCAAGGACGTGCCCGCGATCCCCGAGGCGAGCTGGGAAGTGCTGCGCAAGGGTGAGGAGATTGCCATCCTCGCCGTAGGCACGATGGTGGGGCAGTCGATCAAGGCGGCGGAGGTGCTGCAGGCCGAGGGACTGTCGGTGACGGTGGTGAACTGCCGCTACCTCAAGCCGCACGACGCCGGCACCCTCGCCACGCTGCTCGCCACGCACCAGCAACTGCTGGTGGTCGAGGAGGGCACGGTGGTCAACGGCTTCGGTGCGTACATGGCGGCAGTGGTCGGCGCGATGGACAGCCCGGTGCGCGTGCACGCGCACGGCGTGCCGGACCGCATCGTGTATGCGGCCTCGCGCGCCAAGCAGCTGGCGCAGGTGGGACTCGACGCGGCCGGCATTGCCGACCGCGTCCGGGCCCTGCGGGAGACCGAGGCGCTGGCCGGGTGA
- a CDS encoding polyprenyl synthetase family protein codes for MSGTDVSSIDFAADRAAAGRALEALVDRYLGDRDDQVTQAIRYALAGEGKRLRAILVMASHRAAGGTSDVSGIAAAVEVVHAYSLVHDDLPCMDDDDMRRGRPTVHKVYGVPTATAAGMAMVPLAARAACDAALELGVEPAVAGEIVRVLMRASGATGMIGGQLLDLEGEGTELDLAQLERIHRAKTGALIEASMRLGGLAAGAGAEQLDALAHYGASVGLAFQIADDVLDITATTDQLGKTAGKDLAFRKSTYPALLGVAGAKARAEALVREACAGLAAQGSLTAELESLAQFVVSRRS; via the coding sequence ATGAGCGGGACGGACGTCTCGTCGATCGACTTCGCCGCCGACCGTGCTGCCGCGGGGCGCGCCCTTGAGGCGCTCGTCGACCGCTACCTCGGCGACCGCGACGACCAGGTCACGCAGGCCATTCGCTACGCGTTGGCGGGGGAGGGCAAGCGCCTGCGCGCCATTCTCGTAATGGCGTCGCATCGTGCTGCGGGTGGCACGAGCGACGTCTCCGGCATCGCGGCCGCCGTCGAGGTCGTGCACGCGTACTCGCTGGTGCACGACGACCTGCCGTGCATGGACGACGACGATATGCGCCGCGGGCGACCCACGGTGCACAAGGTGTATGGCGTCCCGACAGCTACCGCGGCAGGAATGGCAATGGTGCCGCTCGCCGCGCGCGCGGCCTGCGATGCCGCGCTTGAGCTCGGGGTCGAGCCCGCGGTCGCCGGCGAGATCGTCCGCGTACTGATGCGGGCGTCGGGCGCTACCGGAATGATCGGCGGGCAGTTGCTCGATCTCGAGGGCGAAGGCACGGAGCTCGACCTCGCGCAGCTCGAGCGCATCCACCGCGCCAAGACCGGCGCGCTGATCGAGGCCTCGATGCGGCTCGGCGGCCTCGCCGCCGGCGCCGGAGCCGAGCAGCTCGACGCCCTCGCCCACTATGGCGCCTCGGTCGGCCTCGCGTTCCAGATTGCCGACGACGTGCTCGACATCACCGCCACCACCGACCAGCTGGGCAAGACGGCTGGGAAGGACTTGGCCTTTCGGAAGAGCACCTATCCGGCCCTGCTCGGCGTTGCCGGCGCCAAGGCACGCGCGGAGGCCTTGGTGCGGGAGGCCTGCGCGGGTCTCGCGGCGCAGGGATCCCTGACGGCCGAGCTGGAGTCGCTGGCGCAGTTCGTCGTCTCGCGCCGCTCGTGA
- the xseB gene encoding exodeoxyribonuclease VII small subunit: MTFEQSLARLEQIAAALDRDDVPLEEALKLFEEGIARLREASAALQDAEGKVRTLLEQAEGVFEVKE, encoded by the coding sequence ATGACCTTCGAACAATCGCTCGCCCGCTTGGAGCAGATCGCCGCTGCCCTGGACCGCGACGACGTGCCGCTCGAGGAAGCGCTGAAGCTTTTCGAGGAGGGCATCGCACGCCTGCGCGAGGCCAGCGCCGCATTGCAGGACGCCGAGGGCAAGGTGCGCACCCTGCTCGAACAGGCGGAGGGCGTGTTCGAGGTGAAGGAATGA
- the xseA gene encoding exodeoxyribonuclease VII large subunit — protein sequence MTHPGATAAEALSVKELTSAAKDVLEGAFPKLWIRGEVSGFKAYPSGHWYFNLKDAEAQVAAVVWKGATFKIPAKPDEGSMVFAYGQLTVWPANGKMQFSISQLQGDGEGLWQKQFDELKAKLLAEGLLDASRKRELPRVPRTVAVITSSEGAALRDIQAVIRRRNPNTNVVLIPALVQGESSPDSIYRALDTLGRWVRGEGRFAGEPLDAPEVLIIGRGGGSREDLWSFNNERVARAIAACPIPTISAVGHETDVTIADLVADLRAATPSVAAEHAVPVRSELRELVQQLAGVMADGLEDRIASGSRDLKQRADALSQRARLVTERRRNRAARVADRLAQLAPRGLERRKTRLAALGAGLEARSPLAVFQRGFVVARSPDGAPLTGRAAFKAGTAFNLLLRDGLVQATTDSVSDKAPHLPQGTSKA from the coding sequence GTGACGCACCCGGGCGCCACCGCCGCCGAGGCGCTGTCGGTCAAGGAGCTGACCAGCGCCGCGAAGGACGTGCTCGAGGGCGCGTTCCCCAAGCTGTGGATCCGCGGTGAGGTCTCGGGCTTCAAGGCGTATCCCAGCGGGCACTGGTACTTCAACCTGAAGGACGCCGAGGCGCAGGTCGCCGCCGTCGTCTGGAAGGGTGCGACCTTCAAGATTCCCGCGAAGCCCGACGAAGGCTCGATGGTCTTCGCCTACGGGCAACTCACCGTGTGGCCGGCCAACGGCAAGATGCAGTTCAGCATCTCGCAGCTGCAGGGCGACGGCGAGGGGCTGTGGCAGAAGCAATTCGACGAGCTCAAGGCCAAGCTGCTCGCCGAAGGGCTGCTCGATGCCTCGCGCAAGCGCGAGCTGCCGCGCGTTCCGCGTACGGTCGCGGTCATCACAAGCTCAGAGGGTGCCGCGCTGCGCGACATCCAGGCGGTGATCAGGCGTCGCAACCCGAACACGAACGTCGTGCTGATTCCGGCACTGGTCCAGGGCGAGTCCTCGCCGGACTCCATCTACCGCGCGCTTGACACGCTGGGTCGCTGGGTGCGCGGGGAAGGGCGATTCGCCGGCGAGCCACTGGACGCACCTGAGGTTCTGATCATCGGACGCGGTGGTGGCTCGCGCGAGGATCTGTGGTCGTTCAACAACGAGCGCGTGGCGCGTGCCATCGCCGCCTGTCCGATTCCGACCATCTCCGCCGTCGGCCACGAGACCGATGTGACAATCGCCGACCTGGTGGCCGATCTTCGCGCCGCCACGCCGAGTGTCGCCGCCGAGCACGCGGTGCCCGTCCGGTCTGAGCTTCGCGAACTCGTGCAGCAGCTGGCTGGCGTGATGGCCGATGGGCTGGAGGATCGCATTGCTTCCGGCTCGCGTGATCTGAAGCAGCGCGCCGACGCGCTCTCGCAGCGGGCGCGCTTGGTCACGGAGCGTCGGCGCAATCGCGCGGCGCGCGTGGCGGATCGCCTCGCCCAACTGGCACCCCGCGGCCTGGAGCGCCGCAAGACGCGACTGGCCGCGCTCGGCGCCGGCCTCGAGGCCCGATCGCCGCTGGCAGTGTTCCAGCGAGGCTTTGTCGTGGCGCGCAGCCCTGATGGGGCACCATTGACCGGTCGCGCGGCGTTCAAGGCTGGTACAGCTTTCAACTTGTTGCTGCGGGACGGGCTGGTGCAGGCCACCACGGACTCCGTCAGCGACAAGGCACCCCATCTGCCGCAAGGAACGTCCAAGGCATGA
- the folD gene encoding bifunctional methylenetetrahydrofolate dehydrogenase/methenyltetrahydrofolate cyclohydrolase FolD, which translates to MPAERIDGVAIAAKVRAKVAEDAAALKAKGLVPGLTVVLVGDDPASAFYVGAKEKACKEAGMNGETIRMPASTPEADLLAVIDRLNADPAVHGILVQMPVPKHMDPQKVIRRIDPMKDVDGFHPVNAGKVLIGDADGFAPCTPAGVQVMLQESGVETSGKDAVILGRSTIVGKPMAALLIQAGKDANCTVTICHSRTKDLAAHTRRADILIAAIGKPEMVTADMVKPGAVVIDVGINRVDDPSAKKGYRIVGDVKYDEVAKVASKITPVPGGVGPMTIAMLLANTVRAAKLSLEATATA; encoded by the coding sequence TTGCCCGCTGAGAGAATCGACGGCGTCGCCATCGCCGCCAAGGTCCGCGCGAAGGTCGCCGAGGACGCCGCTGCATTGAAGGCCAAGGGCCTCGTACCCGGGCTCACCGTCGTGCTGGTGGGCGACGACCCGGCCTCCGCCTTCTATGTGGGCGCCAAGGAGAAGGCCTGCAAGGAAGCCGGCATGAACGGCGAGACCATCCGCATGCCGGCGTCGACGCCGGAAGCCGATCTGCTCGCCGTCATCGACCGCCTCAACGCGGACCCCGCGGTGCACGGCATCCTCGTGCAGATGCCGGTGCCGAAGCACATGGACCCGCAGAAGGTCATCCGCCGCATCGACCCGATGAAGGACGTGGACGGCTTCCATCCGGTGAACGCCGGCAAGGTGCTGATCGGCGACGCCGACGGTTTCGCGCCCTGCACGCCGGCCGGCGTGCAGGTGATGCTGCAGGAGTCCGGTGTGGAGACCAGCGGCAAGGACGCCGTGATCCTCGGGCGCTCGACAATTGTCGGAAAGCCGATGGCCGCGCTGCTCATCCAGGCGGGGAAGGACGCCAACTGCACGGTGACTATCTGCCATTCGCGCACCAAGGACCTCGCCGCGCACACGCGCCGCGCGGACATCCTGATTGCCGCCATTGGCAAGCCGGAGATGGTGACCGCCGACATGGTGAAGCCCGGCGCCGTGGTGATCGACGTCGGCATCAATCGTGTGGACGACCCCAGCGCCAAGAAGGGCTATCGGATCGTCGGCGACGTGAAGTACGACGAGGTCGCCAAGGTGGCGTCGAAGATCACGCCGGTTCCCGGTGGCGTGGGCCCGATGACCATCGCGATGCTGCTCGCCAACACCGTGCGCGCGGCGAAGCTTTCGCTCGAGGCCACAGCCACGGCGTGA
- the rny gene encoding ribonuclease Y, translating to MTVPLYVAIALGVVAAVGLPIAWVFGKKSGRATEDAARRAAGEAADQIAKKIVAEAERDADASRKQAVLSGKEEVMKVREAWEQEARKRREEVEREEKRVVEREQQVDRKFEMVDGKEKDVARRASELGRREKQLEERQGELDQLVQDERRRLEQLAGLSATEAKAELVRRMEEEAQADAGNRIREIRESAKRNADREAKKIVALAVQRIAAEHTAEITASAVALPKDDMKGRIIGREGRNIRAFELATGVDVIIDDTPDTVVVSCFDPVRREVARLALEKLVADGRIHPGRIEEVVEKSKKEVDAGIVETGERAAYEVGVHGLHPELIKLIGRMKWRTSYGQNILAHSKEVAYLAGMMAAELGLDVAMAKRGALLHDVGKVLTHEHEGTHVQLGVEVATKYGENPMVINCIAAHHDDVPHESEVSVLVQAADAISGSRPGARREAFETYVKRLEGLEKIASSYRGVDRVFAIQAGREVRVIVDPDNIDDNRMQSLTEEIARRVESELQYPGQIKVVAIREKRATDIAR from the coding sequence ATGACCGTGCCACTGTACGTGGCGATCGCCCTCGGCGTGGTGGCTGCCGTCGGACTGCCGATCGCCTGGGTGTTCGGGAAGAAGTCGGGGCGCGCCACAGAGGACGCTGCCCGCCGCGCCGCCGGGGAGGCGGCCGACCAAATCGCCAAGAAGATCGTTGCCGAGGCCGAGCGTGACGCCGATGCGTCGCGCAAGCAGGCCGTGCTTTCGGGCAAGGAAGAGGTGATGAAGGTCCGCGAGGCCTGGGAGCAGGAGGCCCGCAAGCGCCGCGAGGAAGTCGAGCGCGAGGAGAAGCGCGTCGTCGAGCGCGAGCAGCAGGTGGACCGCAAGTTCGAGATGGTGGACGGCAAGGAGAAGGACGTCGCCCGCCGTGCCTCGGAACTGGGCCGCCGCGAGAAGCAGCTCGAGGAGCGCCAGGGCGAACTCGACCAGCTTGTGCAGGATGAGCGCCGTCGATTGGAACAGCTCGCCGGCCTCAGCGCCACCGAGGCCAAGGCCGAACTCGTGCGCCGGATGGAAGAGGAGGCGCAGGCCGACGCCGGCAATCGCATCCGCGAGATCCGCGAGAGCGCCAAGCGCAACGCCGACCGCGAAGCCAAGAAGATTGTCGCGCTCGCGGTGCAGCGCATCGCCGCCGAGCACACGGCGGAGATCACAGCCTCGGCCGTCGCGCTGCCCAAGGACGACATGAAGGGCCGCATCATCGGCCGCGAGGGGCGCAACATCCGCGCCTTCGAGCTGGCCACGGGCGTGGACGTGATCATCGACGACACGCCGGACACGGTGGTGGTGAGCTGCTTCGACCCCGTGCGACGCGAAGTCGCGCGCCTGGCGCTCGAGAAGCTCGTCGCCGACGGTCGCATCCATCCGGGGCGCATCGAGGAAGTGGTCGAGAAGTCCAAGAAGGAAGTGGACGCCGGCATCGTCGAGACCGGCGAGCGCGCTGCCTACGAGGTGGGCGTGCACGGCCTGCACCCGGAGCTGATCAAGCTCATCGGCCGCATGAAGTGGCGCACGAGCTACGGCCAGAACATCCTGGCGCACAGCAAGGAAGTCGCGTACCTCGCGGGCATGATGGCGGCCGAGCTGGGGCTGGACGTGGCGATGGCCAAGCGCGGCGCGCTGCTGCACGACGTGGGCAAGGTGCTGACGCACGAGCACGAGGGCACGCACGTGCAGCTGGGCGTGGAGGTGGCGACCAAGTACGGGGAGAACCCGATGGTCATCAACTGCATCGCCGCGCACCACGACGACGTACCGCACGAGAGCGAGGTCTCGGTGTTGGTGCAGGCCGCCGATGCCATCAGCGGCTCGCGCCCCGGCGCCCGTCGCGAGGCCTTCGAGACCTATGTGAAGCGGCTTGAGGGCTTGGAGAAGATCGCCTCGAGCTATCGTGGCGTGGACCGCGTGTTCGCCATCCAGGCGGGCCGCGAGGTCCGCGTGATTGTTGACCCCGACAACATCGACGACAACCGGATGCAGTCGCTGACGGAGGAGATCGCGCGTCGGGTCGAATCCGAGCTGCAGTATCCGGGGCAGATCAAGGTCGTCGCCATCCGAGAGAAGAGGGCCACTGACATTGCCCGCTGA
- a CDS encoding response regulator, with protein sequence MATTTAATQGWRGSGEILLADDEAYVRRVARRAIERAGFQVVECADGAEALAMVEAEPVRFAAVMLDLTMPRLAGDAALEKIRARNPALPAVLYSGYSAEELNPSLRTLAATRFLQKPFTTDEVATALHDVIDPSAPA encoded by the coding sequence ATGGCGACAACCACGGCCGCCACCCAAGGATGGCGCGGATCGGGCGAGATTCTGCTGGCTGACGACGAGGCCTACGTGCGCCGCGTCGCGCGCCGCGCCATCGAGCGCGCGGGGTTCCAAGTCGTCGAGTGTGCCGATGGAGCCGAGGCCCTGGCGATGGTCGAGGCCGAGCCGGTGCGCTTCGCCGCGGTGATGCTCGACCTCACGATGCCCCGCTTGGCCGGCGACGCCGCGCTGGAGAAGATCCGCGCGCGCAATCCTGCCCTGCCCGCCGTCCTGTACTCCGGCTATTCCGCCGAGGAGTTGAATCCGTCGCTCCGGACGCTGGCCGCCACGCGATTCCTGCAGAAGCCGTTCACGACCGACGAGGTCGCGACGGCCCTGCACGACGTCATCGACCCTAGCGCTCCGGCGTAA
- a CDS encoding cell division protein ZapA, whose translation MSVHSTRVKIVGEEYTIRSDVPPEHTQAIAAHVDAAIRKVLENPAITDPGKAAILAAMSITAELFDERGRGEAVGEQMRSLSAELRRWLPPARRASAAQALTPER comes from the coding sequence GTGAGCGTGCACTCCACGCGCGTGAAGATCGTGGGCGAGGAGTACACGATTCGCTCCGACGTCCCGCCGGAACACACGCAGGCCATCGCCGCACACGTGGACGCGGCCATCCGGAAGGTGCTGGAGAACCCGGCCATCACGGACCCGGGCAAGGCCGCCATCCTCGCGGCCATGAGCATCACCGCGGAGTTGTTTGACGAGCGCGGCCGCGGCGAGGCCGTGGGGGAGCAGATGCGGTCGCTGTCGGCCGAACTGCGGCGCTGGCTGCCGCCGGCGCGCCGTGCCAGCGCCGCGCAGGCGCTTACGCCGGAGCGCTAG